In a genomic window of Callithrix jacchus isolate 240 chromosome 22, calJac240_pri, whole genome shotgun sequence:
- the PLEKHJ1 gene encoding pleckstrin homology domain-containing family J member 1 isoform X2 yields the protein MRYNEKELQALSRQPAEMAAELGMRGPKKGSVLKRRLVKLVVNFLFYFRTDEAEPVGALLLERCRVTREEPGTFSISECGWGGQGRLQQPGAPAAPHCPLPRRPRPPLCPQPGATLPRHKSALSTASSRLRRGPREEVSLRVQQRGAVSGVDGGSPLGQLRVHAEKPHLLQERNPEGDRQDTRGPSTGLPASQDTLRATEAEKYKSKCTCPAPAVLTAPSQRTAARAPPRKGASQAPQGEQSGGSQ from the exons ATGCGGTACAACGAGAAGGAGCTGCAGGCGCTGTCCCGGCAGCCGGCCGAGATGGCGGCCGAGCTGGGCATGAGGGGCCCCAAGAAGGGCAGCG TGCTGAAGCGGCGGCTGGTGAAGCTCGTGGTGAATTTCCTCTTCTACTTCCGGACAGACGAGGCCGAG CCCGTCGGAGCCCTGCTGCTGGAGCGCTGCAGAGTCACCCGGGAGGAGCCCGGCACCTTCTCCATCAGTGAGTGCGGCTGGGGAGGCCAGGGGCGCCTCCAGCAGCCCGGGGCACCCGCGGCGCCGCACTGTCCCCTCCCCAGGCGCCCAAGGCCTCCTCTGTGTCCCCAGCCTGGCGCCACCCTCCCCAGACACAAGAGTGCGTTGTCCACGGCCAGCTCAAG GCTTCGTCGAGGACCCCGAGAGGAAGTATCACTTCGAGTGCAGCAGCGAGGAGCAGTGTCAGGAGTGGATGGAGGCTCTCCGTTGGGCCAG CTACGAGTTCATGCGGAGAAGCCTCATCTTCTACAGGAACGAAATCCAGAAGGTGACAGGCAAG ACACCAGGGGACCCTCGACAGGCCTGCCCGCGTCGCAGGACACGCTGCGAGCCACGGAAGCCGAGAAATACAAAAGTAAATGCACTTGTCCGGCGCCTGCCGTCCTCACAGCACCATCGCAGCGCACGGCGGCGCGGGCCCCTCCACGCAAGGGCGCCAGCCAGGCCCCGCAGGGTGAACAGTCTGGGGGTTCACAGTGA
- the PLEKHJ1 gene encoding pleckstrin homology domain-containing family J member 1 isoform X1 gives MRYNEKELQALSRQPAEMAAELGMRGPKKGSVLKRRLVKLVVNFLFYFRTDEAEPVGALLLERCRVTREEPGTFSISECGWGGQGRLQQPGAPAAPHCPLPRRPRPPLCPQPGATLPRHKSALSTASSRLRRGPREEVSLRVQQRGAVSGVDGGSPLGQLRVHAEKPHLLQERNPEGDRQGPPGAVRHIRGGQVPAEWLTGMSAGHGGWRAAGWDWPLPSPESLGHAWIFFFFFFFFLSQGLTVAQACVQWRRSSP, from the exons ATGCGGTACAACGAGAAGGAGCTGCAGGCGCTGTCCCGGCAGCCGGCCGAGATGGCGGCCGAGCTGGGCATGAGGGGCCCCAAGAAGGGCAGCG TGCTGAAGCGGCGGCTGGTGAAGCTCGTGGTGAATTTCCTCTTCTACTTCCGGACAGACGAGGCCGAG CCCGTCGGAGCCCTGCTGCTGGAGCGCTGCAGAGTCACCCGGGAGGAGCCCGGCACCTTCTCCATCAGTGAGTGCGGCTGGGGAGGCCAGGGGCGCCTCCAGCAGCCCGGGGCACCCGCGGCGCCGCACTGTCCCCTCCCCAGGCGCCCAAGGCCTCCTCTGTGTCCCCAGCCTGGCGCCACCCTCCCCAGACACAAGAGTGCGTTGTCCACGGCCAGCTCAAG GCTTCGTCGAGGACCCCGAGAGGAAGTATCACTTCGAGTGCAGCAGCGAGGAGCAGTGTCAGGAGTGGATGGAGGCTCTCCGTTGGGCCAG CTACGAGTTCATGCGGAGAAGCCTCATCTTCTACAGGAACGAAATCCAGAAGGTGACAGGCAAG GACCCCCTGGAGCAGTTCGGCATATCCGAGGAGGCCAGGTTCCAGCTGAGtggcttacaggcatgagtgcagggcatggtggctggcgtGCAGCTGGGTGGGACTGGCCTTTGCCCAGCCCTGAGTCGCTTGgccatgcctggattttttttttttttttttttttttttttgagtcagggcctgactgttgcccaggcctgtgtGCAGTGGCGCCGTAGCTCACCGTGA
- the PLEKHJ1 gene encoding pleckstrin homology domain-containing family J member 1 isoform X3, giving the protein MRYNEKELQALSRQPAEMAAELGMRGPKKGSVLKRRLVKLVVNFLFYFRTDEAEPVGALLLERCRVTREEPGTFSISFVEDPERKYHFECSSEEQCQEWMEALRWASYEFMRRSLIFYRNEIQKVTGKDPLEQFGISEEARFQLSGLQA; this is encoded by the exons ATGCGGTACAACGAGAAGGAGCTGCAGGCGCTGTCCCGGCAGCCGGCCGAGATGGCGGCCGAGCTGGGCATGAGGGGCCCCAAGAAGGGCAGCG TGCTGAAGCGGCGGCTGGTGAAGCTCGTGGTGAATTTCCTCTTCTACTTCCGGACAGACGAGGCCGAG CCCGTCGGAGCCCTGCTGCTGGAGCGCTGCAGAGTCACCCGGGAGGAGCCCGGCACCTTCTCCATCA GCTTCGTCGAGGACCCCGAGAGGAAGTATCACTTCGAGTGCAGCAGCGAGGAGCAGTGTCAGGAGTGGATGGAGGCTCTCCGTTGGGCCAG CTACGAGTTCATGCGGAGAAGCCTCATCTTCTACAGGAACGAAATCCAGAAGGTGACAGGCAAG GACCCCCTGGAGCAGTTCGGCATATCCGAGGAGGCCAGGTTCCAGCTGAGtggcttacaggcatga